A stretch of Miscanthus floridulus cultivar M001 chromosome 13, ASM1932011v1, whole genome shotgun sequence DNA encodes these proteins:
- the LOC136501742 gene encoding PLAT domain-containing protein 3-like: MSPHWLLLAPMPNHPCCCDSDTTAAAAAAAAQCLYELVVKTAAVEGAGTDARISLKLSSADGRSVLEVGDLESWGWLGADYDYFEPGDLDIFGRRHECLATMPCRMLLVSDGSSDKPDWYPNMVEIIQITTDLSVTVRKFFLHQWLAADRPPYQLFAYQDLCANDAAAGAA, translated from the coding sequence ATGTCTCCACACTGGTTGTTGCTGGCGCCAATGCCCAACCACCCCTGCTGCTGCGACTCAGacaccactgccgccgccgccgccgccgcagcgcaaTGCCTTTACGAGCTCGTCGTcaagacggcggcggtggagggggcCGGCACGGACGCCCGGATCTCTCTGAAGCTGAGCAGCGCGGACGGGCGCAGCGTCTTGGAGGTCGGGGACCTGGAGTCGTGGGGCTGGCTGGGCGCCGACTACGACTACTTCGAGCCAGGCGACCTCGACATCTTCGGCAGGCGCCACGAGTGCCTGGCTACCATGCCGTGCAGGATGCTGCTGGTGTCCGACGGGTCCAGCGACAAGCCCGACTGGTACCCCAACATGGTGGAGATCATCCAGATCACCACGGATCTGTCCGTCACGGTGCGCAAGTTCTTCCTCCACCAGTGGCTGGCCGCCGATAGACCGCCCTACCAGCTCTTCGCCTACCAGGATCTGTGTGCCAACGACGCGGCAGCAGGGGCAGCATGA